In the genome of Deltaproteobacteria bacterium, one region contains:
- a CDS encoding PAS domain S-box protein, whose product MKNKKLMPNISTSYYPPLRLRILRSFLWVIFSFITLGFILVSAVFVTSGMTPKLIRVNYDSIAAAQQMREAWVALRHPEEYLQKDPQPWKDQFENALSSEEENITEPGEKEIALQIRSLWNSNKEKTTFTSVEDFHQMLVYLNQVVEVNEKGMFSLASQSRILSQKIFYGSLAFFLLTVLLTIYWADQLSFRLAQPIKNIAEILRSKPSLVKPLKLPEANTLELSILNKQLLDLWDQLSQLNKLNLQQLVAQRNQLETILSSVEDGILVLNNEEKVVLCNEGFALLFGMESESIIYNSWRDLPSLHENYLRLRNFLSPELTTQNSIELNIEGIKIVFAARFRKIYDDQNHPIGSLYLLHDVTQKLGMQRLKEEFISVLSHEIKTPLQSLGMAGELLMNRKEKLDADSQTLVETMNEDISRIRAIANDFIQVGQRETSYLKLNLENLCLNEALQEWIKPFRVLAKDKNIQLQLLEATEKIWVNVDKIKFPWGISNLLSNAIRVSDSGTTIQVSLSLKNQKVCLEVADEGPGISAQAEKNIFEPYYQDSKNKQNTRGFLGIGLTIAKEVVEAHGGKIEYQNRQPTGAIFRIELPVLG is encoded by the coding sequence ATGAAAAATAAAAAACTTATGCCCAATATTTCCACCTCTTATTACCCCCCTTTACGCCTTAGAATTTTACGCAGTTTTTTGTGGGTCATCTTCAGTTTTATTACTCTGGGTTTTATTTTAGTCTCTGCTGTTTTTGTTACCAGTGGGATGACCCCAAAATTAATTCGTGTAAATTATGATTCGATCGCCGCGGCCCAGCAAATGCGAGAAGCCTGGGTCGCGCTCAGACATCCGGAAGAATATTTACAAAAAGATCCTCAGCCCTGGAAGGATCAGTTTGAAAATGCCCTTTCCTCAGAAGAAGAAAACATTACGGAGCCTGGAGAAAAAGAAATTGCCCTGCAAATTCGATCTCTCTGGAATTCAAATAAAGAAAAAACAACCTTCACTTCTGTGGAAGATTTCCATCAAATGCTGGTTTATCTCAATCAGGTGGTTGAGGTGAATGAAAAAGGAATGTTTTCTCTGGCTTCTCAGAGTCGAATTTTGAGTCAGAAAATTTTTTACGGCTCTTTGGCATTTTTCTTACTAACGGTCTTACTCACTATTTATTGGGCAGATCAACTTTCGTTTCGACTTGCCCAGCCCATTAAAAACATTGCTGAAATTTTGCGAAGCAAACCCAGTCTGGTCAAGCCCTTGAAACTTCCTGAAGCCAATACCCTGGAACTTTCAATTTTAAACAAACAACTCCTCGACCTCTGGGATCAACTCAGCCAGTTGAATAAACTCAATCTCCAGCAACTGGTAGCCCAGAGGAATCAGCTGGAAACCATTCTCTCTTCCGTGGAAGATGGTATCCTGGTGCTTAACAATGAAGAAAAAGTGGTGCTTTGCAACGAAGGTTTTGCCCTGCTCTTCGGAATGGAAAGTGAAAGCATTATCTACAATTCCTGGAGGGATTTACCGAGTCTTCACGAAAATTATCTTCGTCTTCGAAATTTTTTGAGCCCCGAACTTACTACTCAAAATTCTATCGAACTCAATATCGAGGGAATCAAAATAGTTTTTGCAGCGCGATTTCGTAAAATTTATGACGATCAAAATCACCCTATTGGTTCTCTTTATTTGCTTCACGATGTCACTCAAAAACTGGGGATGCAGCGTTTGAAGGAAGAATTTATTTCTGTGCTTTCTCACGAAATCAAAACTCCTCTTCAATCTTTGGGCATGGCAGGAGAACTGCTGATGAATCGCAAAGAAAAGCTGGATGCAGATTCTCAAACGCTGGTTGAGACCATGAATGAAGACATCTCTCGAATTCGGGCCATTGCCAATGATTTTATTCAAGTGGGACAACGAGAGACTTCTTACCTCAAATTAAATTTGGAAAATCTCTGCCTCAATGAAGCGCTGCAAGAGTGGATCAAGCCCTTTCGTGTTTTAGCAAAGGATAAAAACATCCAGCTTCAATTATTAGAAGCCACAGAAAAAATCTGGGTGAATGTCGATAAAATAAAATTTCCCTGGGGCATATCCAATTTACTCTCCAATGCCATTCGTGTTTCGGATAGCGGAACCACGATACAAGTTTCCCTTTCCCTGAAAAATCAAAAGGTTTGCCTGGAAGTAGCCGATGAAGGCCCTGGCATCTCCGCTCAAGCCGAAAAAAATATTTTTGAACCTTATTATCAGGATTCTAAAAACAAACAGAATACGCGCGGCTTTTTGGGAATTGGTTTAACCATTGCCAAAGAAGTGGTAGAGGCCCATGGAGGAAAAATCGAATATCAGAACAGACAACCTACAGGGGCAATTTTTAGGATAGAACTTCCAGTTTTGGGTTAG
- a CDS encoding sigma-54-dependent Fis family transcriptional regulator: MSNSYSVLLVDDDKNIRQTLSLSLKENGFEVSSAASVDEAIQLLKTQTFDWMLTDFRLGEKTGLDLIQKAKILTPALLMVVMTAYSSIENAITVIKEGAFDYLPKPFTQAHLQHLTQKIRSFLELKKENESLKQESLKRDYFSGFTSPASTRLEEFIRKLAPSDCTILLLGESGTGKSELAKLIHHYSPRAHKPFVTVYCTTLTESLVESELFGHKKGSFTGALQDKKGKFEIASEGTLFLDEIGDLSPNAQAKLLRFLQDKVFEAVGSNEEIKVDTRVLVATNKDLAEEVSQGKFREDLYYRLNIFESHLVPLRYRMEDLPVFIEHFFEEFKKRGILKDKPLLSAEILKAFQDYSWPGNIRELHNVLERLVILSAQRKIKMEDLPDALLKKKVENKKQEHGLISLEQLDRRHIEYILSQESNLEKAAEILGITPVTLWRKRKEYGLN; the protein is encoded by the coding sequence ATGAGCAATTCTTACTCCGTCCTCCTCGTAGACGATGACAAAAATATCCGCCAAACCTTAAGCCTCAGTCTGAAAGAAAATGGCTTTGAGGTGAGCAGTGCTGCCTCTGTCGATGAAGCGATTCAACTGCTTAAGACTCAGACTTTCGATTGGATGCTCACTGACTTTCGCTTGGGAGAAAAAACAGGCCTGGATTTAATCCAAAAAGCAAAAATACTTACGCCGGCTTTACTCATGGTAGTGATGACGGCCTATTCCTCCATTGAAAATGCGATCACGGTCATCAAAGAAGGGGCCTTTGATTATCTTCCCAAGCCCTTCACCCAAGCACATTTGCAGCATCTTACGCAAAAAATACGCAGCTTTCTGGAACTCAAAAAAGAAAACGAAAGCCTCAAACAAGAAAGCCTCAAAAGAGATTATTTTTCTGGTTTTACTTCTCCCGCCAGTACTCGACTCGAAGAGTTCATTCGCAAACTTGCCCCCAGCGATTGTACCATTCTTCTGTTGGGAGAAAGTGGAACGGGGAAAAGTGAGCTCGCCAAATTGATCCATCATTATTCTCCTCGAGCCCATAAACCTTTTGTGACAGTTTATTGCACCACTTTGACCGAGTCTCTCGTAGAGTCTGAACTTTTTGGTCACAAAAAAGGTTCTTTCACAGGAGCCCTTCAAGATAAAAAAGGGAAATTTGAAATCGCCAGCGAAGGCACTTTGTTTCTGGATGAAATTGGCGATCTGTCTCCCAACGCGCAAGCCAAACTCCTTCGCTTTCTGCAGGATAAAGTCTTTGAAGCGGTAGGAAGTAACGAGGAAATCAAGGTCGACACGCGTGTGCTCGTCGCGACTAACAAGGACTTAGCAGAAGAAGTCTCCCAAGGTAAATTTCGAGAAGATCTCTATTATCGACTGAATATTTTTGAATCTCATTTGGTTCCCCTTCGATATCGCATGGAAGACCTGCCGGTTTTTATCGAACACTTTTTTGAGGAGTTTAAAAAACGCGGGATTTTAAAAGACAAACCCCTTCTCTCCGCAGAAATCCTGAAGGCCTTTCAGGATTATTCCTGGCCTGGAAATATTCGCGAACTGCACAATGTTTTGGAACGCCTGGTGATCTTATCTGCCCAGCGAAAAATTAAAATGGAAGATCTGCCGGATGCCCTGCTCAAGAAAAAAGTGGAAAACAAAAAACAGGAGCATGGCCTCATCAGCTTGGAACAGCTGGATCGCAGACACATTGAATATATTTTATCCCAGGAAAGTAATTTGGAAAAAGCCGCTGAGATTTTAGGGATTACTCCGGTGACGCTGTGGAGAAAACGGAAGGAATATGGGTTGAATTAA
- a CDS encoding GIY-YIG nuclease family protein yields MQNHFVYILETAKGPYYIGYTTDIEKRMRAHRSGKGSKFVRAFKFGQLLYQERHLTKSGALKREAEIKKWDRSQKETLIFGKEEGYGR; encoded by the coding sequence ATGCAAAATCATTTCGTCTACATTTTGGAAACTGCCAAAGGCCCCTATTACATAGGTTACACGACGGACATTGAGAAAAGAATGAGGGCCCATCGGAGTGGTAAAGGGTCAAAATTTGTACGCGCTTTCAAGTTTGGACAATTGTTGTATCAGGAAAGGCATCTCACAAAATCAGGGGCTTTAAAGCGAGAAGCTGAGATAAAAAAATGGGATCGAAGTCAAAAAGAAACGCTTATTTTTGGAAAGGAGGAGGGTTATGGCCGATGA
- a CDS encoding pentapeptide repeat-containing protein, which translates to MADEIALNLLIDDKFIELNNLIDSRGGEVDLSNANIRARDLRGCHFKKANLRNTYLRLSDLRGLDLSQADLEGASMRDAKVSGVYFPKNIDPQEIYLSLRFGTRMRIRA; encoded by the coding sequence ATGGCCGATGAAATTGCATTAAATTTATTGATAGATGATAAGTTTATTGAACTGAACAACTTAATTGATTCTCGAGGGGGTGAAGTAGATCTTTCAAATGCAAATATTCGGGCTCGAGATTTGAGAGGTTGCCATTTTAAAAAAGCAAACTTGAGAAATACTTACCTCCGCTTGAGCGATCTGAGGGGGCTGGATCTTTCACAAGCAGACCTGGAGGGTGCCAGTATGCGTGATGCGAAAGTCAGCGGGGTTTATTTTCCAAAAAATATTGATCCACAAGAAATCTATTTGAGTCTGCGTTTCGGAACCCGAATGCGCATAAGGGCCTAA
- a CDS encoding peptidylprolyl isomerase translates to MSKRVISFHYQLTNNDGEVLDSSKGHSPLAFIEGSQQIIPGLEKELLSLQTGDKKKVLVKAAEAYGERDNKFVISVPRDKFPPDVVVGDEFQNSEDEHSMPFKVISVNEGYVELDANHPLAGVDLTFDVELIDIRPASQEELTHGHVHGEGGHPH, encoded by the coding sequence ATGTCTAAACGTGTTATTTCCTTCCACTATCAACTCACCAATAACGACGGAGAAGTATTGGATTCCTCAAAGGGACATAGCCCTTTGGCCTTTATCGAGGGCTCCCAGCAGATTATTCCAGGTCTGGAAAAAGAGCTTCTTTCATTGCAGACAGGAGATAAAAAGAAGGTGTTGGTAAAAGCCGCCGAGGCCTATGGCGAAAGAGACAACAAATTCGTCATCAGTGTTCCTCGAGACAAATTTCCTCCAGATGTAGTGGTGGGGGATGAATTTCAAAACAGTGAAGATGAGCACAGCATGCCTTTCAAAGTGATCTCGGTAAATGAAGGCTATGTAGAGCTGGATGCGAATCATCCCTTGGCAGGTGTGGATTTGACCTTTGATGTGGAACTTATCGATATTCGACCTGCAAGTCAGGAGGAATTGACCCATGGCCATGTACATGGTGAAGGGGGACATCCTCATTAG
- a CDS encoding MFS transporter, with product MKNSLFQSPSFLYYLSARFLALCGNQMIAVALGQYLYERTHNPLHLGYLGLSLFLPKILFTLLAGHVADQYNRRDIIVICRLLQFLIMGLIYVFYLQGFSPLSFIYILLFIMGAASTFDGPSGQSLLTQLIPEQSFAQAVTWNAWAMQMAFILSPVAAGFLYATTYSPRLCFQAILVLRLLSFLLAIGVKAKKLDTAKEKLSWSTVFAGLHFIWQKKILLGILSLDLFAVLLGGAVALIPIFANDILKIGPQGLGFLRAAPALGAASMSLFLAFREPIQKAGKSLFVAVGLFGFFTILFALSTHFYLSLFCLFSLGASDMISVVIRGVLVQTETPAQMRGRVSAVNLIFINASNELGEFESGATAAWFGVIPSVLLGGIGTLAVVALWSKFFPEMKNYGALQKN from the coding sequence ATGAAAAATAGCCTCTTTCAATCCCCCTCCTTCCTCTATTATCTCTCTGCTCGTTTCCTGGCTCTATGTGGAAACCAGATGATTGCCGTCGCCTTGGGTCAGTATTTGTATGAAAGAACTCACAATCCTCTCCATTTGGGATATCTGGGGCTTTCACTTTTTTTGCCAAAGATTCTTTTTACCCTCCTGGCAGGGCATGTGGCTGATCAGTACAATCGTCGAGATATCATTGTCATTTGTCGCCTGCTGCAGTTTCTGATTATGGGGCTCATTTATGTTTTTTATCTTCAAGGTTTTAGTCCTCTTTCATTCATCTACATCCTTCTATTTATAATGGGGGCAGCCAGTACTTTTGATGGACCTTCCGGGCAATCTTTACTGACTCAGCTGATTCCCGAACAAAGCTTCGCCCAGGCAGTCACCTGGAATGCCTGGGCCATGCAAATGGCCTTCATCCTTTCTCCAGTAGCCGCAGGATTTTTATACGCGACCACTTATAGTCCCCGACTTTGTTTTCAAGCAATTTTAGTTTTAAGACTACTCTCCTTTTTACTCGCGATAGGAGTGAAGGCAAAAAAGCTCGATACCGCAAAAGAAAAACTTTCCTGGTCTACTGTTTTTGCGGGCTTACATTTTATCTGGCAGAAAAAGATTTTACTCGGCATTCTCAGCCTGGATTTGTTCGCCGTTCTGCTCGGTGGTGCCGTGGCTTTAATTCCCATTTTTGCAAACGATATTTTAAAGATTGGCCCCCAGGGTTTGGGTTTCCTCCGCGCAGCACCGGCATTGGGAGCGGCCTCGATGTCTCTTTTTTTGGCCTTTAGAGAGCCTATTCAAAAAGCGGGAAAGAGTTTATTTGTGGCGGTCGGATTGTTTGGATTTTTTACGATTCTGTTTGCCCTCTCCACCCATTTTTATTTATCCCTTTTTTGTCTTTTTTCTTTGGGTGCCTCAGATATGATCAGCGTAGTCATTCGGGGTGTACTGGTACAAACCGAAACCCCTGCCCAAATGAGGGGAAGAGTGAGCGCCGTAAATTTGATTTTTATTAATGCCTCCAATGAGCTCGGAGAATTTGAATCCGGCGCAACCGCTGCCTGGTTTGGGGTGATCCCCTCCGTACTATTAGGCGGAATTGGAACTCTTGCGGTAGTCGCTTTATGGTCTAAATTTTTTCCTGAAATGAAAAACTATGGAGCCCTCCAAAAAAATTGA
- a CDS encoding leucyl/phenylalanyl-tRNA--protein transferase: MEPSKKIEFPPVEWAARDGLLAMGGNLELETLLSAYQHGIFPWPSSDGFLLWFSPPKRAILEFSEFHFPKRLKQYLKKTAFEFRVNTNFKAVVEACARSKNRKKGEGTWILPEMVEAYSKLHEAGYAISFEAYNAADKLVGGLYGVKIANYFAGESMFYRESFASQFVMLQTVNYLASLGFTWMDVQVLNPHLQKFGVKEIKRALFLEKLNLILREIK, from the coding sequence ATGGAGCCCTCCAAAAAAATTGAATTTCCCCCTGTGGAATGGGCTGCCCGAGATGGTTTGCTGGCCATGGGAGGAAACCTTGAACTGGAAACTCTACTGAGTGCTTATCAGCATGGGATTTTCCCCTGGCCCAGCAGCGACGGATTTTTGCTCTGGTTTTCGCCCCCCAAGCGTGCCATTTTGGAGTTCAGTGAATTTCATTTCCCCAAACGCTTAAAACAATATCTGAAAAAAACCGCTTTCGAATTTCGCGTGAATACCAATTTTAAAGCAGTCGTCGAGGCCTGTGCCCGAAGTAAAAATCGTAAAAAGGGAGAAGGCACCTGGATACTTCCCGAAATGGTGGAGGCCTACTCCAAACTTCATGAGGCGGGATACGCCATCAGCTTTGAGGCCTACAATGCAGCAGACAAGCTGGTGGGCGGCTTATATGGTGTAAAAATAGCGAACTATTTTGCGGGTGAAAGCATGTTTTATCGGGAATCGTTTGCTTCCCAATTTGTAATGTTACAAACGGTAAACTATCTTGCTTCTCTTGGCTTCACCTGGATGGACGTTCAAGTGCTCAATCCACATCTGCAGAAATTTGGAGTGAAAGAGATTAAGAGGGCTTTGTTTTTGGAAAAGCTGAATTTAATATTGCGAGAAATAAAGTGA
- the hisI gene encoding phosphoribosyl-AMP cyclohydrolase, which produces MSFKEIIQQLKFDDKGLIPAIMQDAENGEILMFAFMNSEAVEKTLTSGLANFYSRSRNKMWVKGESSGHTQEVKEVYFDCDKDVLLVKIKQNVAACHTGYRSCFFSRIDLQKESVETVGEKVFEEEKVYKK; this is translated from the coding sequence ATGTCTTTTAAAGAAATTATCCAGCAACTCAAGTTCGACGACAAAGGCCTTATTCCCGCCATCATGCAAGATGCAGAAAATGGCGAGATATTGATGTTCGCCTTCATGAACTCTGAAGCGGTAGAAAAAACCCTCACTTCCGGCTTGGCCAATTTTTATTCCAGATCCCGAAATAAAATGTGGGTAAAAGGCGAAAGCTCGGGCCACACTCAGGAAGTCAAAGAAGTCTATTTTGATTGCGACAAGGATGTCCTGCTCGTCAAAATCAAACAAAATGTGGCTGCCTGTCACACCGGATATCGAAGCTGTTTCTTTAGTAGAATTGATCTGCAAAAAGAGAGCGTAGAAACCGTGGGTGAAAAAGTGTTTGAGGAAGAAAAGGTATATAAGAAGTAA
- a CDS encoding histidine triad nucleotide-binding protein, protein MPCIFCKIIQKEIPCKLAYEDEEILAFHDISPQAPIHILVIPKQHCPTLNSVEKDNLGLISKMYGVVQKIVKEQKIDQSGYRCVINTNAQGGQTVFHLHLHILGGKQLGGGMVG, encoded by the coding sequence ATGCCCTGCATCTTCTGCAAAATTATCCAAAAAGAAATCCCCTGCAAACTCGCCTACGAAGACGAGGAAATCCTCGCCTTTCACGATATTTCCCCCCAGGCGCCTATCCATATCTTGGTGATTCCCAAACAGCATTGCCCGACTCTGAATAGCGTGGAAAAAGATAATCTTGGCTTGATCTCCAAAATGTACGGCGTGGTTCAAAAAATAGTGAAGGAACAAAAAATTGACCAAAGCGGTTACCGCTGTGTCATCAACACCAACGCCCAAGGCGGCCAAACCGTGTTTCATCTACATCTGCATATTTTGGGGGGGAAGCAGTTGGGTGGGGGAATGGTGGGTTAA
- a CDS encoding 30S ribosomal protein S21: MPGIRIKEGESFEAAVRRFKKQCEKAGIVSELRKREHYEKPSVKKKKKEAAARKRSMKKVRRDY; the protein is encoded by the coding sequence ATGCCAGGAATACGAATTAAAGAAGGCGAGTCGTTTGAAGCAGCGGTTCGTCGATTCAAAAAACAGTGTGAGAAAGCGGGGATTGTTTCGGAACTTCGCAAACGCGAACACTACGAAAAACCCAGCGTGAAGAAAAAGAAAAAAGAAGCCGCCGCACGCAAACGCTCCATGAAGAAAGTAAGGCGCGATTATTAG
- a CDS encoding nucleotidyl transferase AbiEii/AbiGii toxin family protein: MPLNISIKNHHVLDKDLQACIEDFFGERNWKGLYLTGGTCIAEYYFGHRTSIDMDIFTPDPELFRDARRLLMREDFFPFGKLSTRRSLPDFSEFLLTRENKAPIKIDLVLDIPISLGEKIQFGSVWLDSLPDLVANKLGCLIQRNEIKDYLDLYYLLPAINLSPAQLMELGQKKDAGLDPLILAHQIQYIQSIPKAPSIFLPNLAWEQVQDFFVKFHDELLEGLH, from the coding sequence ATGCCCTTGAATATTTCCATCAAAAATCATCACGTGCTCGATAAAGATCTGCAGGCTTGTATTGAAGATTTTTTTGGGGAACGAAATTGGAAGGGTCTTTATCTTACAGGAGGAACCTGTATTGCCGAATATTATTTTGGCCATCGAACGTCCATTGATATGGATATTTTTACACCAGACCCCGAACTCTTTAGGGATGCTCGACGCCTTTTGATGCGTGAAGATTTTTTTCCTTTTGGGAAACTGAGTACACGAAGAAGTTTACCCGATTTTTCAGAATTTCTTCTCACCCGAGAAAATAAAGCTCCCATTAAAATAGATTTGGTTTTGGATATTCCTATCAGTTTGGGAGAAAAAATCCAATTCGGGTCCGTATGGCTCGATAGCCTTCCTGACTTGGTGGCCAATAAATTGGGCTGTTTGATTCAGAGAAATGAAATCAAAGATTATCTGGATCTTTATTACCTTTTACCCGCAATCAATTTATCTCCTGCTCAACTGATGGAACTTGGGCAAAAAAAAGATGCGGGATTAGACCCCCTGATTCTTGCTCATCAAATCCAATATATTCAAAGCATTCCGAAGGCCCCCTCCATCTTTTTACCGAACTTGGCTTGGGAACAAGTTCAAGATTTTTTTGTAAAATTTCATGATGAACTTTTAGAGGGGCTGCATTAA
- a CDS encoding DNA primase has protein sequence MKNFSSTHLESIKNQLDIVDLISQYLPLKKAGANYKGACLFHSEKTASFIVSPAKQIFHCFGCHEGGDIFGFLMKTEHLNFPEAVEKLAERAGINLEDKDPHQKAKPFENKEHLYQANRLAAWHYHQQLLKSPEAEKARAYLSDRGVEQKQIENFRLGYCGDQTKELLQLYESKNIPLEAACKVGILKEGHHGLYEAFRHRVIFPIFNSDQKAIGLGGRILPGDTSPAKYINSSESPIYDKSANLFGLQLAKEAIRKNKRVIVVEGYLDVLTLHQFGFQESVAPLGTALTSRQVNLIKRHSEEIILLFDGDTAGWKAAERSLGLCLDQGLSPKVVLLPEGEDPDSFLRKQGAEAFQARLRDLKNLLRVVIDKTLFKVGSNSPEGKARALKELGPYLQKLKSSIERNLHIQYLSEKWALPQDWIFEELGLKKISVVKAIKGSQLLSSKISVEQTFFEIYLNFVTLRNSLKRLIQVECFEEGLYRQLADFLWKDATLDNLSADQLLERCSDENLKKLIQGLSVLQSEQVADTASQVALDCIYKMKKSRLKEKLTFISQQIQEAELNQHFEDLPNLVNNKQLILKAIDDIKA, from the coding sequence GTGAAAAACTTTTCTTCCACCCATCTTGAATCCATTAAAAATCAGCTCGACATTGTGGATCTTATCTCTCAATATCTGCCTCTCAAAAAGGCCGGGGCCAATTACAAGGGGGCCTGCCTTTTTCATTCTGAAAAAACAGCCTCTTTTATAGTGAGCCCCGCCAAGCAGATTTTTCACTGTTTTGGTTGTCATGAGGGAGGAGATATTTTTGGTTTTCTGATGAAAACCGAGCATCTGAATTTTCCGGAGGCCGTCGAAAAATTAGCCGAAAGAGCGGGAATTAACTTAGAAGATAAAGATCCCCATCAAAAAGCTAAGCCTTTTGAAAACAAGGAACACCTTTACCAGGCCAATCGCCTGGCGGCCTGGCATTATCATCAGCAGCTGCTTAAATCACCTGAGGCAGAAAAGGCGCGGGCTTATTTAAGCGATCGGGGAGTGGAGCAAAAGCAGATTGAAAATTTTCGTCTGGGCTATTGTGGGGATCAAACCAAAGAATTGTTGCAGCTTTACGAGAGCAAAAATATCCCTTTAGAAGCAGCATGTAAAGTGGGTATTTTAAAAGAAGGCCATCATGGTCTCTACGAGGCCTTTCGACATCGGGTGATCTTTCCCATTTTTAATAGCGATCAAAAGGCCATTGGTCTGGGGGGGCGTATTCTTCCTGGAGATACCAGTCCAGCCAAGTACATTAACAGCTCTGAATCCCCCATCTACGATAAAAGCGCCAATTTATTCGGGCTGCAGCTCGCCAAAGAGGCCATCCGCAAAAACAAACGGGTAATTGTTGTAGAAGGATATTTAGATGTGCTCACCCTGCACCAATTTGGTTTTCAAGAAAGTGTAGCCCCTTTGGGAACCGCGCTTACTTCGAGGCAGGTGAATTTAATCAAACGCCATAGCGAAGAAATTATCTTACTTTTTGATGGCGATACCGCCGGTTGGAAGGCTGCTGAAAGAAGCCTGGGGCTTTGTCTGGATCAGGGGCTTTCTCCCAAGGTAGTTCTTTTGCCAGAAGGAGAAGATCCGGACAGTTTTTTGCGCAAACAAGGTGCAGAAGCCTTTCAAGCCCGCCTCAGAGATTTGAAGAATTTATTGCGCGTGGTGATCGACAAGACGCTCTTTAAAGTGGGCAGCAATAGCCCGGAAGGAAAGGCCAGGGCTCTAAAAGAGTTGGGCCCTTATCTTCAAAAATTAAAAAGTTCCATCGAACGCAATCTGCACATTCAATATTTGTCCGAAAAATGGGCCTTACCCCAAGATTGGATCTTCGAAGAGCTGGGCCTCAAAAAGATCAGCGTTGTCAAAGCAATCAAAGGCAGCCAGCTCTTATCTTCTAAAATAAGTGTGGAACAAACTTTTTTCGAAATCTATCTCAATTTTGTCACCCTGCGAAATAGCTTAAAGCGGCTGATTCAAGTGGAGTGCTTCGAAGAAGGCCTCTACCGGCAATTGGCAGATTTTTTATGGAAGGATGCAACGTTAGATAATCTGTCTGCCGATCAGCTTTTAGAACGTTGCAGCGACGAAAACCTGAAAAAACTGATTCAAGGCTTGAGTGTTTTACAAAGTGAACAGGTAGCAGATACGGCCTCTCAGGTAGCCCTGGATTGTATCTATAAAATGAAAAAAAGCCGACTCAAAGAAAAACTCACCTTTATTTCGCAACAGATCCAGGAAGCCGAGCTGAATCAACACTTTGAAGATTTGCCAAACTTGGTAAATAACAAGCAACTTATTTTGAAAGCAATCGATGATATCAAAGCCTGA